TGTAAGGATCGCGAACTGCAAACTGAAGAAACAATGCTGGATATCAGCGTGCAAGGCAAATGTGTACCAGAGGACGATGTCAGTTTCCTCCAAGGGTCTATCCTTCTTCACCCAAGTAGCCAAACCCTCGTGAAGACGTGGATTCTGGTTGGGGAACTCCCCTCCAGGAAACTTCTCATCGCTCTTGTATGGTGTCACCCAAAGATTGTGCTTTAGGAACCCTGCTCTTCGAAGAAACTTTGCCTCGGGCAGAGCAAATGGCAAACAGTTTGAACCAGGCACGAGTCTGAAACCAGTTGGTTGTCCGGTACGATTTACAGCCCTTGTGTTCCTAACCTGATCAAGATGCAAACAAGAAACATGGAAGAAAAGCAGTATGATCAGCTGCCCCAAGgctcccaaacaaaaaataaagtgctTTGCTGAGAGGTGTGAACATGGTGTCGATAACATTTGACATGCTTCTTGTGCAACTGGTATGTCATTGCTGACATGAACACTAAAGAAAATCAGGAGAGATGCAGCTGCTTGATGACAGAAAATTCTGAAGTAACATTTGCAGTTATGCACAATGAGATATGGTCTGTTATCATGGATGATTATAATTTGATGTGTTGCCATGAATAATTGACAATGACAtgataaaaagaagagaacaaACAAGCATGTACGTATGTGCTCTTACAATCCAATGTCGCGCAGATGAAGGGTCACAATCTCTCATTGCTTGCAACTCGGATTTCAGTATTTTTTCTTCAGCATAGAAAGCATTGTTGTGCACATTATTTGTGCCTGCACTTTCGACTTTGACATTCACTTCAACCACCTGTGATAGAAACAAGCACGTCAAATGCACTATGCAAATATTGAAGGGTGCATTGTACAAAAGGAATACAAAGTTATTCTACAAGGCCAGTATAGTCAAAAGGCATGAAGCTAGCAATCAACTTCCATTTAGAGATGCATGCAGTGGTCCATTTCTTGAACTAGTTTCTCATGGCATTTTGATAATAAGAAAATGCGTAAAAAGGGACCCACCTGATTATGAGCTTCGTTAGGTTTGCAATCAACAGCCATGTCCATACGGGCAACAAAGAAATGCTGGTGGACAGGTGCATACAGACTAGGAGCAATAGTTGTACCATATTTCCTTGATTCCCCAGGCATCAGAGCTCCCAAACTCAGAATTCCAGTAAGTTTTACTTCAGCTTCTATCTTACCATCCTATAACCAAGGAAAAAACTAATAGTTACATTACAATAAATAAATCATAGAACATAGATGCATCATGCCATTCAATAGAAGAGCTGGATTCAAAATATTAATTTACTAAATCTCAAAGTCTATTCGAAATAGTTATAGTTACCTGATAAAAGTGCCAGTAAAAACCATATTCATAGTTGGCAACTGTGCAGATAAACGACACCGTGAGCCTCCTTGATCGCCTAACTTCTGCTAAACCAGTTCTCCAATCTTGGTGTTTCCAAAGGATTCCATGGTCCTCCTCGTGGAGACACACACAGTTCTCAATTGTCTCCACATGACCGGTAAAGTTCGTGAAGTGTGCATCAAAATACTTGATGTAACCCAAGCAATCACACCCCTATACACGCAAAAAAGATAGAGAATATAGTCAGATGAGACTCAAACTGATAAAAGAGAAAAAATGCCTAGAACTGAGCAAATGACCTTCTTAAGAGAATGAGCATTTTTGCCAAGTCCATCTTCTCCAGCATCGAAAGCATTTTTGCGATAATGTGGTTCACTTGGGTCTCCATAAGGAACAACCATCTCAACAAAGCTCAGCCTATGAGCTATAGGTCTACGTCCACGGCTACCATCAACATATGCAACAGAGTAGATGACCAAACCCTCTTTAGGGGTGAAGCCAATACGGAAATTCCACTGCTCAACACCATTAGAAGTGTTAATAACTCTAGGTGACAAGTTTTTTTAATACTGGTATGATAGGTTAAACATTAAGCAACCATGTACCTTCTGCCATTCCACAAAATAGCCATTAATACGGAAGCTTGGGCCCTCAGGCTGATTGATAATAAGAGGTTTCACATCACTTCGATCAACACCACCTCTAGTTTCTCCAGGAGTGTAGTTTCTCAAATGATCTGGTGGGGGCAGTGGAACAAACTTCCTGTCTTCAAACTCTATGACAATATTATTCTGCATATCAACAACAACATGGATCCCTTCCACAGGACGAGCATAACCATTCTCCATGGGACTATCACTCTCAGTTCGGCAAAAGATTAGAGGCCTGGCAAGTCTGCGACTGGGAGCATCAGCATCACTGTAGTAGCCAGCACACCTGACGGTTTATGAGCGAAGTTCAAATCAAATAACATGATGATGTAAGCTGAAAGATAACCGACAATAGAAAACGCGATGGAATAAAATTTCGGCAGCTAGCTTACCAGGCATCTACCATGACAAGTTCCATGTCGTCCACACCTCTTTTCTTCATAGCTTCAACAAATGGAGGATAATTTTTGACAGTAGCTTCACACTCAGCATATTCCATAGCATCCTGTGATATATAATAATTAAAAAATCGCAAGAAAATATTTCAAACTAAATGCTGCCTAAGGATCAAAAGGATGTCAAAAGAGACTGTTCTGGCAGATGCGTAGGCGCAAATATTGGAGAACTAAAGAACAGTTGTCCGGCAGCAATCATTAGTGGTATAATGGTTGCATATCATTGCATACTATTATATGGAGTAACTGGTTCGCAGATTAACAATTGGAATTTGAGACGCTGAAACTTAAACAAATTAAGTAGGCTTACCATTGCAGGCTGTACATCTGGAACAAGTTCAGATGATATCACCTTCCCTCTGTGATGTCCACCTCTAGTAGCTGCATGCACTTCAGATAGTTCTACTATCCAAATGGTAGTCTCATTTGAATGTCTATTGTAGACAACAAGCTTAGCCCTCCTGGGAGGTAACCTGCTCGGAATGACGGCAGAGCCTTTGGttctagggagcagtgatggttgGAACGGCGGGAAAAAGTAGGCATCGGCTAATGCTACAACATTCTTTTCTGGTTCCAGTAGCACAGCTTCAACAAAACGCATGCTGTCACGTTCCTATAATTTTAGGATGCTGCTTGTCAAATCATTTTTCAATGTTGTACAGGGAGAAGTATCAGAAAGATTCTTGTTGACAAACCTCAGGAGATTTTCCAGCGGCTCTTACAGTTGCAACAGCCACTGCAATTTCGGCAGCAGATAATGGGTCCAAAGGGTGGAATCTTTGAGCTCTCGTCATTATGGGTATCCCTGCATTGTTTTTCACCGAGCAGAACATTAGGAATGGAATGAATAGTATGATATAGTTCAGCTAAGACAAGGCATACATTTCAAACTACTATAATAGTTGATCCCTAGTGGACTGACTCAAATAACTTCCAACAAATTTTAACACGTAAGGCACATACACCAATCATAGAGCAACAGATATACATGACTCTTCAATGACATAGGTCAAGCATTCATAATAGAAAATTTGGCAGGTCAAGAGCACCATGCTCCATGTGCATATCAGGATGGCAAAAGGGGCACTTGATAGAGAAATGGCTGTTGTTGACCTCTCTCCTATAAGCAACTAAAAAACTGCACTGACATGGACCATACTGCATGAATGCAAGTCTTATAATATTGTTCCATCCACTAACGCTCCTTCTTGCAGGTTCTTAGTTAGAAGAAATAATAtaaacatagatatgaaaatacaCATCGTTTTTACCAAACAACAATTGTGTAGACTAAATCAGAAAACATGTTATTTAATTAGACAAAGCACATAATAATAGCATCCATTATGTACAACTCTCACTAGATAATACAAAAATTAATGTTTGACAGCTGAAACGTAGACATTTCTTACGATCAGATTAAACTATGGCCGTTtccaaatgtttttttcacgaatcTGTTCAGACAAAATGAAACAGGGTGCTTGTCAATTTCCTAAACCGAAGAGATGGGCTAAGGTTAAATTATGTCCTTTTCCAAATGTTTTTTCGTGAAGATATCTGTTCAGCCAAAACGAAACTGGGTGCTTGTCAATTTCCTAAATGGAAGAGATGGGCAAGAATGATTTGTCTGATATTTAATGATAATTTTGGTTCATATTACATATTCCGATCCTGTCAGACACCACCAAAAACTACAAATCTTTGAGAGTAAGATGAACTTGAAAGACCAGCTAGAATGGGTCTCATCAGACAACTATCGAGTGTTCAACGCGCACACACTGCAAAATGATGCAGTTGGACGGTGCAGATAATGATGCATGGGAGCTTAGCCGTAACTTTCCCCACAAACACTGCTTTAAGAATGTCCATTGCCAACCGAGCCCGATAAATTATTGTGCATGATTAGCAGCCCCCGACAAACACTACTACAATGAGATATGTTCACCGCCCACTCTGCGGGCCAGGCAGATCAGATATTCTGATCAGCTTGTCCATGGTGCCTAGTGGCGCATCTAGAAAATGTGAATGCCAAAGTTAAAAAAAAAAACTGTGTTGGCCCCATCACCCAAATAATCAAGAAGCTTTTTGGTCCATCTATTGTCAATTAACAAGTAacatcattatatatatatatccctcacACTTTCACAGCTTTCCCTATACGAAACCTCAGCATCAACCAAAAAGTGAGTGGAAAACAAAATGATCACTGCTACTAATGATCAGAGAAAAAGTTCAAGCACCCAACAACTATCAACTATCGAGCACAAAAGCCAGAATAGCGAACAACAAAACAAAAACTTGAAATGTTTGTGACAGCACAGCCCACAGTAGGCAGACAACAGCACGTCATGCCCCAACTATTCAATTATCAGGTTGCCTAAATAAGATACTGTAAACCACAAAAAATATTGTTGATATGGTCGATTAGTATGTCACTAAAAGTCTAAAAGATCTAATAGGATGATGCTGATGCACAATGCCCCTGCTACAAAACAATGCATGGCGATCTGCATACCCCGATTGCATACATACCAGAACTATGTGAATAATTGCATAAATCGCATTTTGGTTTTAGTTCCTAGCTGCATCTCAAATCTGGTCCTAGAACAATAATTGGCTGATCCTTCTTCATCTCTGCGCTTGCATGCAAACGGGGAGTGGAGAGCTACGCACTCTATACAGATCCCACCGCTACTGGGTTGCATTCCCACACAGTCGCATATGACCCCACGAGAAATCGTGATCGACACAAACACCGTCACGTGCCTTACCCAGCCTTCGCCATCCATGCACCGCACGGCACCCATTTCCCATGACCCGATCGACCGCGCCCGCTCACACAAATCGATCATACACCCTCGTCCCTCGCAAATCAGTCGCATGATCCAACCCGATGGAGAGAGAGTGAGAGGCGGGGAGAGAGAGGGAAAAAAGGGAGGTGGCGATCCCCGGGTTTCTCGTGTATACCTTTAGAGGAGGCCTTGGCGGTAGTGGGCTGGGCCGCGGACGCGATGTCGTCCATCACGGCGCCGCCCCCGGCAGCGGAACCGCCGGCGGCGGCCGCGGACATGGAGACCGCCTTCCCGGGCGCGGCGATCGCCGCCCTGGGGGCATCGCGCGCGGGGCCCCCGCAGCAGAGCGCCGCCTTTTCCTGAGCTGAGGCCATTGGAGCGGGTTCGCGAGCTGACCGTGTCCGTAGTCTCCTCCGCCGTCTCCGCCTCGCCGGATCCCACGATCTGACATACAGCAcaggccgccgcctccccgcgccttcGTCCTCCCCCCGCTCCCGCTCTCTCACTCCCCCGCGTCAGGGCCTCCGCGTCTAGGGGGGGGGTTCTACGGGATCGGGCCAGGGTTTCGGGAGCCCGTGCGTCCTCTCCGCGAGAGAGCCG
The window above is part of the Triticum aestivum cultivar Chinese Spring chromosome 2A, IWGSC CS RefSeq v2.1, whole genome shotgun sequence genome. Proteins encoded here:
- the LOC123189518 gene encoding copper methylamine oxidase codes for the protein MASAQEKAALCCGGPARDAPRAAIAAPGKAVSMSAAAAGGSAAGGGAVMDDIASAAQPTTAKASSKGIPIMTRAQRFHPLDPLSAAEIAVAVATVRAAGKSPEERDSMRFVEAVLLEPEKNVVALADAYFFPPFQPSLLPRTKGSAVIPSRLPPRRAKLVVYNRHSNETTIWIVELSEVHAATRGGHHRGKVISSELVPDVQPAMDAMEYAECEATVKNYPPFVEAMKKRGVDDMELVMVDAWCAGYYSDADAPSRRLARPLIFCRTESDSPMENGYARPVEGIHVVVDMQNNIVIEFEDRKFVPLPPPDHLRNYTPGETRGGVDRSDVKPLIINQPEGPSFRINGYFVEWQKWNFRIGFTPKEGLVIYSVAYVDGSRGRRPIAHRLSFVEMVVPYGDPSEPHYRKNAFDAGEDGLGKNAHSLKKGCDCLGYIKYFDAHFTNFTGHVETIENCVCLHEEDHGILWKHQDWRTGLAEVRRSRRLTVSFICTVANYEYGFYWHFYQDGKIEAEVKLTGILSLGALMPGESRKYGTTIAPSLYAPVHQHFFVARMDMAVDCKPNEAHNQVVEVNVKVESAGTNNVHNNAFYAEEKILKSELQAMRDCDPSSARHWIVRNTRAVNRTGQPTGFRLVPGSNCLPFALPEAKFLRRAGFLKHNLWVTPYKSDEKFPGGEFPNQNPRLHEGLATWVKKDRPLEETDIVLWYVFGLTHIPRLEDWPVMPVERIGFMLMPHGFFNCSPAVDVPPGTSDAADVKEAESPKAIQNGSLVSKL